The following proteins are co-located in the Acinetobacter shaoyimingii genome:
- a CDS encoding TnsA endonuclease N-terminal domain-containing protein, with the protein MANFKNTQNHELKIQKWIKEGRGQGFGNSYKPWLTIRDVSSEGRSHRVFGHKSQRTHHLLSDLELSTFLLLEWHSTTIDIREQYPLDIEKTLEIAKTIGIPHPRFGKHYQIMTSDFLVDTHNAIKPKFVVQVKYSNALNDPRTIEKIEIERQYWKQQNIPFYIFTEHQVPKTVSQNIQWLYSSINTTELSEKDTLDKLNFYSDIFIKHKSKKINELARTIDQKYHFELGQSLREIRDLLAQRYFIFDLNISFKDLNTDHIQLGELNIWNEVLHAENQ; encoded by the coding sequence ATGGCCAACTTTAAGAACACACAAAATCATGAACTCAAAATTCAAAAATGGATTAAAGAAGGACGAGGACAGGGTTTTGGAAATAGCTATAAACCTTGGCTCACAATTCGAGATGTGAGTTCAGAAGGTCGATCTCACCGGGTTTTTGGTCATAAAAGCCAAAGAACTCATCACCTTCTCTCTGATCTAGAACTTTCTACTTTCCTATTACTAGAGTGGCATTCAACGACTATCGATATCCGAGAACAATACCCCTTAGACATCGAAAAAACTCTAGAAATTGCGAAGACAATAGGAATTCCTCACCCTAGATTTGGGAAACACTATCAAATCATGACAAGTGATTTTTTAGTGGATACACATAATGCAATAAAACCCAAATTTGTAGTCCAAGTTAAATATTCAAATGCTCTCAATGACCCTCGCACAATAGAAAAAATAGAAATTGAACGACAATATTGGAAACAGCAAAACATACCTTTTTATATTTTTACCGAGCACCAAGTTCCTAAGACTGTTAGCCAGAACATCCAATGGTTATACAGTTCAATAAATACTACGGAACTAAGTGAAAAAGATACGCTAGATAAACTTAATTTTTATTCAGATATTTTCATTAAACATAAATCTAAAAAGATTAATGAATTAGCGAGAACGATTGATCAAAAATATCATTTTGAGTTAGGACAATCGTTAAGAGAAATTAGAGACTTACTGGCTCAAAGGTATTTCATATTTGATCTTAATATTTCTTTTAAGGATTTGAACACAGACCATATTCAATTAGGCGAGCTTAATATTTGGAATGAGGTACTTCATGCTGAAAATCAATGA
- the glmU gene encoding bifunctional UDP-N-acetylglucosamine diphosphorylase/glucosamine-1-phosphate N-acetyltransferase GlmU — protein sequence MSTTVVILAAGKGTRMRSSLPKVLQPLAGRPLLGHVIETAKKIKANNIITIFGHGGDLVQRAFAHENIQWVEQAEQLGTGHAVKVTLPVLPKQGVSLILSGDVPCVQQSTLQNLVDVSTQTGIGIVTLTLDDSTGYGRIVRVDNKIQAIVEHKDASDEQRQIKEINTGIYCVSNAKLHEWLPKLSNNNAQGEYYLTDIVAMALADGIEIASIQPELAFEVEGVNDRVQLAALEREFQAYQAKKLMQQGVHIIDPSRFDLRGELTVGQDVRIDINVIIEGHCTFGDNVEIGAGCVIKDTSIAAGTVVQPYSIFDKAVLGEAVQIGPFARLRPGAKLDNEVHIGNFVEVKNSTVGLGSKANHFAYLGDAEIGVSTNIGAGTITCNYDGANKHKTIIGDNAFIGTNNSLVAPIKIGHGATTGAGSVITHDVADNSLAFERAKQVSKENYQRPQKVKK from the coding sequence ATGTCAACCACTGTCGTTATTCTTGCCGCAGGAAAAGGTACTCGCATGCGCTCAAGCTTGCCAAAAGTACTCCAACCTCTAGCAGGACGTCCCCTTCTTGGGCATGTGATTGAGACCGCCAAAAAAATTAAAGCAAACAATATCATTACAATTTTTGGTCATGGTGGTGATTTGGTTCAACGTGCTTTTGCACATGAAAATATTCAGTGGGTTGAACAAGCGGAGCAACTTGGTACAGGCCATGCTGTCAAAGTCACCTTACCTGTATTGCCAAAACAAGGCGTGTCACTCATTTTGTCTGGTGATGTGCCATGCGTACAACAAAGTACTTTGCAAAACTTGGTCGATGTTTCAACTCAAACAGGAATTGGTATTGTCACGCTGACCCTCGATGATTCTACCGGTTATGGTCGTATTGTTCGTGTCGACAACAAAATTCAAGCCATTGTTGAACATAAAGATGCAAGCGATGAACAGCGTCAAATTAAAGAAATTAACACGGGAATTTACTGTGTCAGCAATGCTAAATTGCATGAATGGTTACCCAAGTTAAGCAATAACAATGCTCAAGGTGAATATTATCTGACAGATATTGTTGCAATGGCATTGGCCGATGGAATTGAAATTGCATCGATTCAACCTGAGCTTGCTTTTGAAGTTGAAGGGGTCAATGATCGTGTGCAATTGGCAGCATTAGAACGTGAATTCCAAGCGTATCAAGCAAAAAAACTGATGCAACAAGGGGTTCATATTATTGATCCATCTCGTTTTGATTTACGCGGTGAATTAACTGTAGGTCAAGATGTTCGTATTGATATCAATGTCATCATTGAAGGTCATTGTACCTTTGGTGATAACGTTGAAATTGGTGCTGGCTGTGTGATTAAAGACACCAGTATTGCGGCAGGAACAGTGGTGCAACCTTATAGTATTTTTGATAAGGCAGTACTTGGTGAAGCTGTTCAAATTGGTCCTTTCGCCCGTTTACGACCAGGTGCAAAACTTGACAACGAAGTGCATATTGGCAACTTTGTGGAAGTGAAAAACTCAACAGTAGGTTTAGGCTCTAAAGCCAATCATTTTGCCTATTTAGGTGATGCTGAAATTGGTGTGAGTACCAATATTGGTGCTGGTACCATCACCTGTAACTATGATGGTGCAAATAAACATAAAACCATTATTGGCGATAATGCCTTTATCGGTACCAACAACTCCCTTGTTGCACCTATCAAAATTGGTCATGGTGCGACAACTGGTGCAGGTTCTGTCATTACCCATGATGTAGCTGACAACAGTTTAGCTTTTGAACGTGCTAAACAAGTGTCCAAAGAAAATTATCAACGTCCCCAAAAGGTCAAAAAATAA
- the thiL gene encoding thiamine-phosphate kinase, with protein MAEFSIIDTYFNRKNANSVDLGVGDDSALLTPPSNQQLVICADTLVAGRHFPLDTDPHAIGWKSVAVNLSDIAAMGAKPHSILLALSLPQIDHDWLKGFSQGLYDCCDQFGVSLIGGDTTQSPHLTISVTALGWIEQGQAVTRSGAQVDDLVVVSGSVGDAAFALQHLGHPLQQRLDYPTPRCELGQLLKGLANSMIDVSDGLAQDLKHILDASEVGAILNLDQLPISDALKSLPLEQQWQYALAGGDDYELCFTINQQNYAKLLHLHPNVMTTIIGKITAQSDLQFEKDGLVHLLQFDGYQHFA; from the coding sequence ATGGCTGAGTTTTCTATCATTGATACATATTTTAATCGTAAGAATGCAAATTCGGTCGATTTAGGTGTTGGTGATGACTCAGCCCTGCTCACCCCTCCTTCAAATCAACAATTGGTCATCTGCGCAGATACATTAGTTGCAGGACGACATTTTCCTCTCGATACTGATCCTCATGCTATAGGCTGGAAAAGTGTTGCTGTAAATCTCTCTGATATTGCTGCGATGGGTGCAAAACCTCACAGTATTTTACTCGCATTGAGCTTACCCCAAATTGATCATGATTGGCTGAAAGGTTTTAGTCAGGGTTTATATGATTGTTGCGATCAATTTGGTGTGAGTTTAATTGGTGGTGACACCACCCAAAGCCCACACCTCACCATTTCTGTTACTGCCTTAGGCTGGATTGAGCAAGGACAAGCTGTAACACGCTCAGGTGCTCAAGTTGATGACTTAGTCGTGGTCAGTGGTTCAGTCGGTGATGCGGCGTTTGCACTTCAACATTTGGGACACCCCTTGCAACAACGTTTGGATTATCCAACACCACGTTGTGAATTAGGACAATTATTGAAAGGCTTAGCCAACAGTATGATCGATGTCTCTGATGGTTTAGCACAAGATTTAAAGCATATCTTGGATGCATCAGAAGTTGGTGCTATTCTAAATTTAGATCAACTTCCAATTAGTGATGCATTAAAAAGCCTCCCTTTAGAACAACAATGGCAATATGCACTCGCAGGTGGTGATGATTATGAGTTGTGCTTTACAATAAATCAGCAAAACTACGCCAAACTTTTGCACTTACACCCCAATGTAATGACTACAATCATCGGCAAAATAACGGCGCAGTCTGACTTACAATTTGAAAAAGATGGATTAGTTCACTTGCTTCAGTTTGATGGATATCAACATTTTGCATAA
- the nusB gene encoding transcription antitermination factor NusB → MSQTLQATYAAKRKARRFAVQGIYEWQMSHNPVHQIEARTRAENAMHKVDLSYYHELLTQVVENHEALDALLIPVLDREISALDGVELATLRLGAYELKEHLEIPYRVVLDEAIELAKHFGGADSHKYINGVLDRLAQSLREAEKQQAK, encoded by the coding sequence ATGTCGCAGACACTCCAAGCTACTTATGCAGCAAAACGCAAAGCACGTCGTTTTGCTGTACAAGGGATTTATGAATGGCAAATGAGCCACAACCCTGTGCATCAAATTGAAGCGCGTACACGTGCTGAAAATGCCATGCATAAAGTGGATCTCAGCTATTATCATGAATTGCTCACGCAAGTGGTCGAAAATCATGAAGCATTGGATGCGTTATTAATTCCAGTACTCGATCGTGAGATCAGTGCATTGGATGGTGTTGAACTTGCAACATTGCGTCTTGGCGCATACGAATTGAAAGAACATCTTGAAATTCCGTACCGTGTTGTCTTGGACGAAGCGATTGAACTCGCTAAACACTTTGGCGGTGCTGACAGTCACAAATACATCAATGGTGTATTAGACCGTTTAGCGCAAAGCCTGCGTGAAGCAGAAAAGCAACAAGCTAAATAA
- a CDS encoding DDE-type integrase/transposase/recombinase, which yields MNLFYLLACMLSHEIKGLKVIQYDSFLLLYKNAFPIEVSRTEILKGLEDGNIERAIDPHESLAFIQPEKESVQEIKRDQNYALIYPLISHELFYIPVQRGKIISEIMNQHEVTKQTIYRLARRYWQRGQTPNALLPDYRNSGAKGQKRIAKDKKLGRPRIHNSEQGINVNENIEKLFYRTIKLFFLKDNKHSLPFVYRKFQTTYKNLYPDIAESDIPTIWQFKYYYEKEFKKIESIKSRIGTSSYRKDYRPLQSTSNAQVTGPGARYEIDATIADIYLVSNSNPESIVGRPTIYFVIDVFSRLVAGFYIGFEPPSYLAAIQALNIAMTDKVQYCAEYGISIQPEDWPAVGLPDALLADRGELLGYQIEVLEKTFAVRLENAPARRGDAKGIVEQAFNTYQAYFKKEGKGNGVVEGTTVKKTGGNDYRRDATLNIHQFTEIILACIISHNQFHVLKTYDRESDMPNDLPTIPLHLWNWGIQNRTGKLRSVPEEALRIALLPRTKITISDLGIKAFGLYYLAKEVLDLGWLHRKTGSSRPQNLEAAYDPYSVNKIYIFPKDNSLEYWIGSLSDRSREFIDCTLWEVKERQKAQKEHLVQHELEASKKRRELEAFISEKLKTKLLKSPIKPSQRIAEITENKAKEKNIERKAKVKQQEIVDTNIIPMSKLKTSIKPQAAETVHYPDLTDELFGEDE from the coding sequence ATGAATCTTTTTTATTTATTGGCTTGTATGCTGTCACATGAAATCAAAGGCTTGAAGGTAATTCAGTATGATTCTTTTTTACTCTTGTACAAAAATGCTTTTCCAATTGAAGTTAGTAGAACAGAAATCTTAAAAGGTTTGGAAGACGGCAATATTGAAAGAGCAATAGACCCACATGAGTCACTTGCTTTCATTCAGCCTGAGAAGGAATCAGTACAAGAAATAAAACGTGACCAAAATTATGCACTTATTTATCCTCTGATCTCTCATGAATTATTTTATATTCCAGTACAAAGAGGAAAAATAATTAGCGAAATCATGAATCAACATGAAGTAACCAAACAAACTATTTATCGCTTAGCTCGCAGATATTGGCAAAGAGGACAAACTCCTAATGCATTGCTTCCTGATTACAGAAATAGCGGAGCTAAGGGTCAAAAAAGAATAGCTAAAGACAAAAAATTAGGTCGACCTCGTATCCATAATAGTGAACAAGGCATTAATGTTAATGAGAACATTGAAAAACTTTTCTATCGCACCATTAAATTATTCTTTTTAAAAGACAACAAACATTCACTCCCATTTGTATATCGAAAATTTCAAACCACATATAAAAATCTCTATCCTGATATAGCAGAATCAGATATTCCAACAATATGGCAGTTTAAGTATTACTACGAAAAAGAATTCAAAAAAATTGAAAGCATAAAATCTCGTATTGGTACATCCAGCTACCGAAAGGACTATCGTCCTTTGCAATCAACGTCTAACGCTCAAGTCACAGGCCCTGGTGCACGTTATGAAATTGATGCCACGATCGCTGATATTTATCTTGTTTCCAATTCAAATCCAGAAAGTATCGTTGGTAGACCCACCATTTACTTTGTGATTGACGTCTTCAGTAGATTAGTCGCAGGCTTTTATATAGGTTTTGAACCACCTTCATATTTAGCTGCAATACAAGCATTGAATATAGCGATGACCGATAAGGTTCAGTATTGTGCTGAGTATGGGATCTCAATTCAGCCAGAAGATTGGCCAGCTGTTGGTCTACCTGATGCTTTACTCGCGGATCGAGGAGAACTACTCGGTTATCAAATCGAAGTCTTAGAAAAAACTTTCGCTGTAAGACTCGAAAATGCGCCAGCTAGACGTGGTGATGCTAAAGGCATAGTGGAACAGGCTTTCAATACGTATCAGGCTTATTTCAAAAAAGAAGGTAAAGGAAATGGTGTTGTTGAAGGCACCACTGTAAAAAAGACTGGTGGTAATGATTACCGTCGAGATGCCACATTAAATATTCACCAATTTACTGAAATCATTCTTGCCTGCATCATCTCGCACAATCAATTTCATGTGTTAAAGACATATGACCGTGAGTCAGACATGCCTAATGACTTACCAACTATTCCCTTACATTTATGGAATTGGGGTATTCAAAACAGAACAGGAAAATTGAGGAGTGTTCCAGAGGAAGCACTCAGAATCGCATTATTGCCACGTACTAAAATCACAATATCAGACTTAGGCATAAAAGCATTTGGTCTTTACTACCTAGCGAAAGAAGTACTTGATCTCGGTTGGTTACATCGTAAAACAGGAAGTTCTCGTCCTCAAAACCTTGAAGCTGCATATGATCCTTACTCAGTGAATAAAATTTATATTTTTCCGAAAGATAATAGTCTCGAATATTGGATAGGGTCTCTGTCCGATCGATCGAGAGAATTTATAGATTGTACTTTGTGGGAAGTCAAAGAAAGGCAAAAAGCCCAAAAAGAGCACCTTGTACAGCACGAACTAGAGGCTTCAAAAAAACGAAGAGAGCTTGAAGCTTTTATCAGTGAAAAACTTAAAACTAAGCTTCTGAAGAGTCCAATTAAACCATCTCAACGAATCGCTGAAATCACTGAAAATAAAGCAAAAGAAAAAAATATTGAACGCAAAGCTAAGGTAAAACAGCAAGAAATAGTGGATACCAATATTATTCCAATGTCTAAACTGAAAACCTCAATTAAGCCTCAAGCTGCTGAAACGGTTCATTATCCAGACTTAACAGACGAATTATTTGGTGAGGATGAATAA
- a CDS encoding AAA family ATPase, which yields MTLPLNFIQARYTPSFGEYKDNPFIEALPPIMQEIADIKANLIGKVDFNPEDILRSKNERIHLSSQLLHQFFQPITRHISLEQKIAILIRQGYVGRNIADGKLHQHLQNGYERIMSGDINAFRFDAPKSTALSYSLIGCSGSGKSTTLQRILNLYPQVIYHEKYNFTQLVYLKIDCPHDGSLKNLCLHFFKAIDVALGTDFERKVALKRLGIEALLNYMRQITNTYAIGVLVIDEIQHLSVKNSGGAEKMLNFFVTLINVVGLPVVMVGTPKAKFIFDGDLRSARRGAGFGAVIWEPMKNIPPLSNTTTRTEWMAFTNALWKYQWLTNKEQLSEEIRDCWYELSQGVLDIVVKLFVLAQCRAIMTGLERITPSLLRQVYEDELKFVHPMIEALKSGDPNRIALYSDLTIPYVDKTLLLLQKKIEEEQEKFEQYNGNVHAQRLHNLLIATGYSESKVISVIKKAFVDFPHLNMQELMPIVSNWLTEVEVDKEIKPEKMNIRKIKQSEWMTLPSDDLRFKFSQKHKSQNFYDVLQSSDLIFDTQTWVQSM from the coding sequence ATGACTTTGCCATTAAATTTTATTCAAGCACGTTACACTCCTAGTTTTGGTGAATATAAAGACAATCCATTTATTGAAGCTCTACCACCAATCATGCAAGAAATTGCAGATATCAAAGCTAATCTGATTGGTAAGGTGGACTTTAATCCTGAGGATATTCTGAGATCTAAGAACGAAAGAATTCATCTTTCATCTCAACTTCTTCATCAATTTTTTCAACCCATTACTCGGCATATTTCATTAGAACAAAAAATTGCAATATTAATTCGTCAAGGCTATGTCGGGCGCAATATTGCTGATGGGAAATTACACCAACATTTGCAAAACGGTTATGAGCGTATTATGTCGGGAGATATTAATGCCTTTCGTTTTGATGCACCAAAATCTACAGCTTTAAGCTATTCACTGATCGGTTGTTCAGGAAGTGGCAAAAGTACAACCCTACAGCGAATTCTGAACCTATATCCTCAAGTGATTTATCATGAAAAATATAACTTCACTCAACTCGTTTATCTCAAAATAGACTGCCCTCATGATGGCTCATTAAAAAATCTATGTTTGCATTTCTTTAAGGCAATTGATGTTGCATTAGGAACAGATTTTGAAAGAAAAGTTGCCTTAAAAAGATTAGGAATCGAAGCTCTACTCAACTATATGCGTCAAATTACCAATACCTATGCTATTGGTGTACTCGTCATTGATGAAATCCAACATCTGAGTGTTAAAAATTCAGGTGGTGCTGAAAAAATGCTGAACTTCTTTGTCACCTTAATCAATGTTGTAGGTTTGCCAGTGGTTATGGTCGGCACACCCAAAGCCAAATTTATATTTGATGGAGATCTGCGTTCAGCACGTCGTGGGGCTGGTTTCGGGGCTGTTATATGGGAACCTATGAAGAATATTCCTCCATTATCAAATACTACGACGAGAACAGAATGGATGGCTTTCACCAATGCCCTTTGGAAATACCAATGGCTAACCAATAAAGAACAACTGAGTGAAGAAATTCGAGACTGTTGGTATGAACTGTCTCAGGGCGTACTGGATATAGTCGTTAAACTTTTTGTTTTGGCTCAATGCCGAGCGATCATGACAGGACTAGAAAGAATAACGCCGAGTTTGCTTAGACAAGTCTATGAGGATGAACTTAAATTTGTCCATCCAATGATAGAAGCGCTTAAGTCTGGGGATCCTAATCGCATTGCACTTTATTCTGACTTAACTATTCCATATGTGGACAAAACATTACTTTTACTTCAGAAAAAAATAGAAGAAGAACAAGAAAAATTTGAACAATATAATGGAAATGTACATGCACAAAGATTGCATAATCTACTGATTGCCACTGGATATTCAGAATCTAAAGTGATTTCTGTAATCAAAAAAGCCTTTGTCGATTTCCCTCATCTCAATATGCAAGAACTCATGCCTATCGTTTCGAATTGGCTTACTGAAGTTGAGGTGGATAAAGAAATCAAACCTGAAAAAATGAATATCAGAAAAATAAAACAGAGCGAATGGATGACCTTACCATCAGATGATTTAAGGTTTAAGTTTTCTCAAAAGCACAAATCCCAAAATTTTTATGACGTTCTTCAATCAAGTGATTTAATTTTTGATACTCAAACTTGGGTACAATCAATGTAA
- the ribH gene encoding 6,7-dimethyl-8-ribityllumazine synthase, with the protein MAIRRIEGLLHLASEDRYAILVGRFNSFVVEHLLEGAIDTLHRHGVSDDNITVIHAPGAWELPVVAKKLAASGKFDAIIALGAVIRGSTPHFDFVAGECAKGLGVVGLEASLPVINGVLTTDSIEQAIERSGTKAGNKGGEAALTAIEMVNLLKAI; encoded by the coding sequence ATGGCGATTCGCCGTATTGAAGGTTTATTACATCTCGCGAGCGAAGATCGTTACGCGATTTTAGTTGGTCGTTTTAACAGCTTTGTTGTTGAACATTTACTAGAAGGTGCAATTGATACGTTGCATCGTCATGGTGTATCCGACGATAATATCACTGTCATTCATGCACCAGGCGCATGGGAATTACCCGTTGTTGCAAAAAAACTCGCAGCTTCTGGTAAATTCGATGCCATCATTGCCTTAGGCGCAGTTATTCGTGGTAGCACTCCACATTTTGACTTCGTTGCAGGTGAATGTGCCAAAGGTTTAGGTGTGGTTGGTTTAGAAGCTAGCTTACCTGTAATCAATGGTGTATTAACGACAGACAGTATCGAACAAGCGATTGAACGTTCTGGTACAAAAGCAGGCAATAAAGGTGGCGAAGCTGCCCTTACTGCAATTGAAATGGTTAACTTGCTAAAGGCGATCTAA
- a CDS encoding phosphatidylglycerophosphatase A family protein, which yields MDINILHKPPIIFKEMSFAQRCIVFCGVGFGSGLLPKAPGTFGSAFALLFVPIWLWLGFHASVIAILIMSLVGIYICGKTANIMGVHDDGRIVWDEFAGQSITFLPLIYWGHMSWLWVIIGFALFRLFDVWKPWPIRVIDRRVGGGFGIMFDDIIAGLWAAICILIYLNI from the coding sequence ATGGATATCAACATTTTGCATAAACCACCGATTATTTTTAAAGAGATGAGTTTTGCCCAGCGTTGCATCGTATTTTGCGGCGTAGGTTTTGGCTCAGGTTTATTACCGAAAGCACCAGGCACTTTTGGTTCTGCTTTTGCATTGTTGTTCGTACCTATCTGGCTATGGCTCGGTTTTCATGCAAGTGTGATTGCTATACTTATCATGTCACTCGTTGGTATTTATATTTGTGGCAAAACCGCAAATATCATGGGTGTGCATGATGATGGTCGTATTGTTTGGGATGAGTTTGCAGGTCAATCCATCACCTTTCTTCCTTTAATCTATTGGGGACACATGAGTTGGCTTTGGGTCATCATTGGTTTCGCCTTATTTAGATTATTTGACGTATGGAAACCTTGGCCCATTCGTGTCATTGACAGACGTGTCGGTGGCGGATTCGGCATTATGTTTGATGACATCATTGCGGGTCTTTGGGCTGCAATATGCATTTTGATTTATTTAAATATATAG
- the glmS gene encoding glutamine--fructose-6-phosphate transaminase (isomerizing) gives MCGIVGGVAERSITNILIEGLKRLEYRGYDSAGLALVNHGHVLRERRVGKVINLEQAVNEAEILGSLGIAHTRWATHGKPTEKNAHPHISGQVAVVHNGIIENYQELKDDLEALGYVFTSETDTEVVAHLVHDALKSTPNLLKAVEQVVPQLKGAFALGIVHTDYPNELITVREGSPLVIGVGIGENFISSDQLALLPITNRFIYLEEGDIARLTRDSIEVFVNGQLVHRPIKELDATVSNASKGEYKHYMLKEIYEQPEAIQQTISQALNGNLLRDDFLKDANADFAKIQNVQIIACGTSYHAGMIAKYWFEQLINLPCQVEIASEFRYRSPVIVNNTLYVCISQSGETADTLAALRDTQRRATEKKLDIATFTICNVATSSMVRETDHNLLTLAGPEIGVASTKAFTTQLAALMLLVLKIGQVKNSIAQQQVSSIISDLWHTPKVILDTLQKDKAILRLSELFKEKQHCLFLGRGTEFPIALEGALKLKEISYIHAEGYAAGELKHGPLALVDNEMPVVILAPQDDMLDKLKSNMEEVQARGGELFVFADENSGIKEKDRQHVVYIPTINALLAPLVYSIPVQLLSYHVAVLRGTDVDQPRNLAKSVTVE, from the coding sequence ATGTGTGGTATTGTTGGCGGCGTTGCTGAACGTAGTATTACAAATATCTTAATTGAAGGCTTAAAACGTTTAGAATACCGTGGCTATGACTCTGCTGGTTTGGCGCTCGTCAATCACGGTCATGTTTTACGTGAACGTCGTGTTGGTAAAGTAATTAACCTAGAACAAGCAGTCAATGAAGCTGAAATTCTAGGTTCTTTAGGTATTGCACATACACGCTGGGCAACGCATGGCAAACCAACAGAAAAAAATGCTCATCCGCATATTTCTGGTCAAGTTGCCGTTGTACATAACGGGATCATTGAAAACTACCAAGAACTTAAAGATGATCTTGAAGCTTTAGGCTATGTATTTACCTCTGAAACTGATACAGAAGTCGTTGCACATTTAGTTCACGATGCTTTGAAATCTACACCAAATTTACTGAAAGCTGTTGAACAAGTTGTTCCTCAACTCAAAGGTGCTTTTGCACTCGGTATTGTGCATACCGACTATCCAAATGAATTGATTACGGTTCGTGAAGGTTCACCGCTGGTGATTGGTGTGGGTATTGGTGAAAACTTTATTAGTTCTGACCAACTTGCATTATTGCCGATCACTAACCGTTTCATTTACCTTGAAGAAGGCGATATTGCACGTTTAACTCGTGACAGTATTGAAGTATTTGTAAATGGTCAGCTGGTGCATCGTCCAATCAAAGAACTTGATGCAACAGTGAGTAATGCTTCTAAGGGTGAATACAAACACTACATGCTCAAAGAAATTTATGAGCAACCTGAAGCGATTCAACAAACTATTTCTCAAGCATTAAATGGCAACTTGCTACGTGACGATTTCTTAAAAGATGCCAACGCAGATTTTGCAAAAATCCAAAACGTACAAATCATTGCCTGTGGTACAAGTTATCATGCAGGGATGATTGCGAAATATTGGTTTGAGCAACTGATTAACTTACCGTGCCAAGTCGAAATTGCCAGTGAATTCCGATACCGCTCACCCGTGATTGTGAACAATACGCTTTATGTATGTATCTCTCAGTCTGGTGAAACAGCAGATACCTTAGCTGCGCTGCGTGATACGCAAAGACGTGCAACTGAGAAGAAGCTTGATATCGCAACATTTACTATTTGTAATGTCGCAACCTCTTCGATGGTGCGTGAAACAGACCATAACTTGTTAACATTGGCAGGTCCTGAAATTGGTGTTGCTTCTACCAAAGCTTTCACCACTCAACTTGCAGCGCTCATGCTTTTAGTGCTCAAAATTGGTCAAGTGAAGAATTCAATTGCTCAGCAACAAGTATCAAGTATCATCTCTGACTTATGGCATACGCCTAAAGTGATTTTAGATACATTGCAAAAAGATAAAGCAATTTTGCGCTTATCTGAATTGTTCAAAGAAAAACAACATTGTTTATTCTTGGGTCGTGGTACTGAGTTCCCTATTGCGCTTGAAGGTGCATTAAAACTCAAAGAGATTTCTTATATTCATGCTGAAGGTTATGCGGCGGGTGAATTGAAACATGGTCCGTTGGCACTGGTAGATAATGAAATGCCAGTGGTGATTTTAGCGCCTCAAGATGACATGTTGGATAAACTGAAATCGAACATGGAAGAAGTTCAGGCACGTGGTGGCGAATTGTTTGTTTTTGCCGATGAAAATAGCGGAATCAAAGAAAAAGACCGTCAACATGTGGTCTATATTCCAACCATCAATGCACTTTTAGCACCGTTGGTTTACAGTATTCCAGTGCAGTTGTTGTCTTATCATGTGGCTGTGCTTCGTGGTACCGATGTCGACCAACCACGTAATCTTGCAAAATCAGTGACGGTTGAATAA